One window of Botrimarina mediterranea genomic DNA carries:
- a CDS encoding DUF1559 domain-containing protein — protein MIEKNESLDRSLSPRQGRGAFTLVELLVVIAIIGILVALLLPAVQAAREAARRSQCQNNLKQMGLAALNLESAHRHFPTGGWGWHYAGDPDRGYGDQQPGGWCYSVLSYSEENSLRELGADGDAKRLTPVQRAGTKQRLESSVEMFVCPSRRGSGIYPFNHTVNYANADRPDIVGRNDYAACGGSLAPASVFGGPTMGTDGVFPDPWAFATSFIEYTLPKDITTSSRGGTTTVRKGNGVVLALSETTFAQITDGASKTAFAGEKFVPAGEYETSNNIGNDQGWDLGYDVDVIRWTRNSPASDAIRTFGNDNDHLLFGGPHPGGCLMVFCDGSVHSVSYDVDESVFTLLGPIGDGEVIDASAL, from the coding sequence GTGATTGAAAAAAATGAGTCGCTGGATCGGTCACTCTCGCCGAGGCAAGGCCGAGGCGCGTTCACGCTGGTCGAGCTGCTTGTGGTGATCGCGATCATCGGCATTTTGGTAGCGCTCTTGCTGCCCGCCGTCCAGGCGGCGCGAGAGGCGGCGCGGCGTTCTCAGTGCCAGAACAATCTCAAACAGATGGGCCTTGCGGCGTTGAACTTGGAAAGCGCCCATCGGCATTTCCCGACCGGTGGCTGGGGCTGGCACTACGCGGGCGATCCGGACCGTGGCTACGGCGACCAGCAGCCGGGTGGCTGGTGCTACAGTGTCCTCTCCTATTCGGAAGAGAATTCCTTGCGTGAGCTTGGCGCGGACGGTGACGCTAAACGCTTGACTCCAGTCCAGCGCGCTGGGACCAAGCAGCGATTGGAGTCTTCGGTAGAGATGTTCGTGTGCCCCTCGCGTCGTGGCTCGGGGATCTATCCTTTCAACCACACCGTCAATTACGCCAACGCGGATCGCCCCGATATTGTTGGGCGGAACGACTACGCCGCCTGCGGCGGAAGCCTCGCGCCCGCCTCGGTGTTCGGTGGGCCGACGATGGGAACCGACGGCGTCTTCCCCGACCCCTGGGCGTTCGCCACCAGTTTCATCGAGTACACGCTTCCGAAGGACATCACCACTTCGAGCCGGGGGGGCACAACCACCGTCCGCAAAGGCAATGGCGTCGTGCTCGCTTTGAGCGAGACGACCTTCGCGCAGATCACCGATGGCGCCAGCAAGACAGCCTTCGCCGGTGAGAAATTCGTCCCCGCTGGCGAGTACGAGACCTCCAACAACATCGGGAACGACCAAGGCTGGGACCTGGGGTACGACGTCGATGTGATCCGTTGGACAAGGAACTCGCCCGCTTCTGACGCGATTCGAACCTTCGGCAACGACAACGACCACCTACTCTTCGGCGGCCCTCACCCGGGAGGCTGCCTGATGGTCTTCTGCGATGGTTCGGTGCATTCTGTCTCGTACGACGTGGACGAGTCCGTCTTCACGCTACTGGGCCCGATCGGTGACGGTGAAGTGATCGATGCCAGCGCGCTGTAG
- a CDS encoding DUF4129 domain-containing protein: protein MTSSSPPSFGDPPAWHDADAIRAAATEVLSRADYDLQRGAERPATEWVEGWLRWLTAPLRWLFDSMEGLPDGLRWLVIILLLILLVLLVAHIVWTLVSSLSTPRLGSLQLSSTKESRVLDPKVMEAEARQLASAGDYVGACRLLLQASLARLQQVRSRRFSPGLTNSELLREYAATSIAEPLKQLVRTVELKWYGDEPCLATDYERCEASHEVIRRTVQERHDALSA from the coding sequence TTGACTTCCAGCAGTCCCCCGTCGTTCGGCGATCCGCCTGCGTGGCACGACGCCGACGCCATTCGGGCCGCCGCGACCGAGGTGCTCTCCCGGGCCGACTACGACCTCCAGCGTGGCGCCGAGCGGCCAGCAACGGAGTGGGTTGAGGGGTGGCTGAGGTGGCTAACGGCGCCCCTCCGCTGGCTGTTCGATTCGATGGAGGGGCTTCCCGACGGGCTGAGGTGGCTGGTGATCATCTTGCTGCTCATCCTGCTCGTGCTGCTGGTGGCCCACATCGTCTGGACCTTGGTCAGTTCGCTCTCGACACCCCGTCTCGGTTCGCTCCAGCTCTCCTCGACCAAGGAGTCACGGGTCCTCGATCCCAAGGTCATGGAAGCGGAAGCCCGTCAGCTGGCCTCGGCAGGCGACTACGTCGGCGCCTGTCGATTGCTACTGCAGGCGTCGCTCGCCAGGCTGCAACAGGTTCGGAGTCGGCGCTTCAGCCCCGGACTGACGAACTCCGAGCTCCTCCGAGAGTACGCGGCGACCTCCATCGCCGAGCCGCTCAAGCAGTTGGTTCGGACGGTCGAGTTGAAGTGGTACGGCGACGAGCCCTGCTTGGCGACCGACTACGAGCGGTGCGAGGCTAGCCACGAAGTGATCCGCCGCACTGTTCAGGAGAGGCACGATGCTCTCAGCGCGTAG
- a CDS encoding DUF4350 domain-containing protein: protein MVVALSLSVLGLLQEPDSDGVGRDTYGVRAHGYRGVLEVVRELGVDGQRRIAPPTAELPVGMTIALLSPASHFVEREPAYLSQLVDWVNQGGRIIVAPPTADRPTRFTRRREEKSKSIDAPTLLGTLGLEGVSLRDGGVASSSEDKEEEAPFFPPVRESRSQGPTDTHWCQWNAAEGERLEIALPNGAPLTIEPGQAEWRPLLQLESADDGAGVIAASFPRGAGEIVVVADPDLFANAILRQSDNSIAAVRLLSPAGGPVVFDEHYHGLSSRGNPLYLLTIPGVAALTIGLLAATALWAWRTAIALGPPVFTPQKPRRDLREYVDAMSRLLLKGRDGRRYLLRELRQGTLEELGRQLGFSVLTPAPDRVAASLARRELSRAEAFSSIINDIDQRLAVADRLSATEATQLMKRANSCL from the coding sequence ATGGTCGTGGCGTTAAGTCTCAGCGTCCTTGGCTTGTTGCAAGAGCCGGACTCCGACGGCGTCGGCCGTGATACGTACGGAGTGCGGGCGCACGGCTACCGCGGAGTGCTCGAGGTAGTTCGCGAACTCGGCGTCGATGGTCAGCGCCGCATCGCACCGCCGACTGCTGAACTGCCCGTCGGGATGACGATCGCCTTGCTGTCGCCCGCCTCTCACTTTGTGGAACGCGAGCCGGCTTACCTGAGCCAACTGGTCGATTGGGTGAACCAAGGCGGACGTATTATCGTGGCGCCTCCGACGGCCGACCGGCCAACAAGATTCACGCGCCGTCGTGAAGAGAAATCCAAGTCGATCGATGCGCCGACATTGCTCGGAACGCTTGGCCTTGAAGGCGTTTCTCTACGCGATGGAGGGGTTGCTTCTAGTTCCGAGGACAAAGAGGAGGAGGCGCCCTTTTTTCCTCCTGTGCGAGAATCTCGTTCTCAAGGTCCAACCGACACCCACTGGTGCCAGTGGAATGCTGCGGAAGGCGAGCGACTCGAGATTGCTTTGCCGAATGGCGCGCCTCTGACGATCGAACCCGGTCAAGCGGAATGGCGGCCGCTGCTTCAGTTGGAAAGTGCGGACGATGGAGCAGGGGTGATCGCGGCTAGCTTCCCCCGAGGCGCCGGGGAGATCGTCGTAGTGGCGGACCCCGACCTCTTCGCCAACGCCATCCTCCGTCAGAGCGACAACAGCATCGCCGCCGTACGCCTGCTTTCGCCAGCAGGCGGGCCCGTCGTCTTTGACGAGCACTACCATGGACTCTCATCGCGGGGCAATCCGCTCTACTTGCTGACCATTCCCGGCGTCGCCGCACTGACCATCGGGCTCCTGGCGGCAACGGCGTTATGGGCCTGGAGGACCGCGATCGCGCTCGGGCCGCCCGTGTTCACACCGCAGAAGCCCCGCCGGGACCTGCGCGAGTATGTCGACGCCATGTCTCGACTCCTTCTGAAAGGCAGGGACGGGCGACGCTACCTGTTACGCGAGCTGCGGCAGGGAACTCTTGAAGAACTGGGACGCCAGCTCGGTTTTTCCGTGCTAACGCCGGCGCCCGACCGCGTCGCCGCCAGCCTGGCGCGCCGAGAACTCTCGCGGGCCGAAGCCTTTTCGTCGATTATAAATGATATCGATCAGCGGTTGGCGGTCGCCGATCGACTGTCAGCCACTGAGGCCACACAGCTTATGAAAAGGGCTAACTCTTGTCTGTAG
- a CDS encoding AAA family ATPase, with product MSVEQHYQAIRAEIQKVVYGQEEAIDFALAALFSCGHLLLEGPPGVAKTLLVRSIAASLSLSYRRIQMTPDLLPNDVTGSSIYREDNRQFEFRHGPVFANFVLADEVNRASARTQSALLEAMQESRVTFDGQEHPLPKPFVLFATQNPIEQEGTYPLPLAQLDRFMFKVRVTYPAPAEEVRVLSEHHATSGLSSPEASLVQPVLGADQILASQQSIRETHVREEVIAYVGELLKATREDDSLSVGASPRSGLMLLMGAKSLARFRGRDFVTPDDVQSVLLPAFRHRVVLSPSAELEGVTTDEVLGNLIEMVEVPR from the coding sequence TTGTCTGTAGAACAGCACTACCAGGCCATCCGCGCGGAGATCCAGAAAGTCGTTTACGGCCAAGAGGAAGCCATCGACTTCGCCCTCGCGGCGTTGTTCAGCTGCGGCCACCTCTTGCTAGAGGGCCCACCCGGCGTCGCGAAGACCCTGCTGGTGCGTTCCATCGCGGCGAGTCTGTCGCTCAGCTACCGCCGCATCCAGATGACACCCGACTTGTTGCCGAACGATGTGACGGGGTCTTCGATCTATCGCGAAGACAATCGCCAGTTCGAGTTCCGTCACGGGCCGGTCTTCGCCAACTTCGTCTTGGCCGATGAAGTGAACCGCGCGTCGGCGCGGACGCAATCAGCTCTGTTGGAGGCGATGCAAGAGTCGCGGGTCACCTTCGATGGACAGGAACACCCGCTCCCCAAGCCGTTTGTCTTGTTCGCGACACAGAACCCAATCGAGCAAGAGGGGACGTATCCCCTGCCGCTCGCACAGCTCGACCGTTTCATGTTCAAGGTGCGGGTTACTTACCCTGCCCCCGCGGAGGAGGTTCGCGTGCTCAGCGAGCACCACGCGACCAGCGGGCTCTCCTCCCCGGAAGCGTCGTTGGTCCAACCGGTCCTGGGCGCTGACCAGATCCTCGCCTCGCAGCAGTCGATCCGTGAGACCCATGTCCGAGAGGAGGTGATCGCTTATGTGGGCGAGCTCCTCAAGGCGACACGCGAAGACGATTCGCTTTCTGTCGGCGCCAGCCCTCGATCGGGGCTGATGCTGCTGATGGGCGCGAAGAGCCTCGCGAGATTCCGCGGCCGCGACTTTGTCACCCCCGACGATGTCCAAAGCGTTTTGCTGCCGGCATTCCGCCACCGTGTCGTCCTGAGCCCAAGCGCTGAGCTCGAGGGGGTGACCACCGACGAGGTGTTGGGAAATCTGATCGAGATGGTCGAGGTCCCACGGTGA
- a CDS encoding DUF58 domain-containing protein: MTIRPGKNLVYAGVALAISTVAAFFWLPAVIIVASGVLTLLLACVYDYRSARQVLDTIEVKRNAPRVVGRDLPFSIRYSVVNRRRMAIEGELRDLRSHEANPNDVRRLFSVPPQGQTELVDTVRVPVRGMHTFGPIWLRTWGAWRLVEAQTSIDSLARVKVLPETFASREELIKDIGAAVRLLDQVKTVRQTGAGAEFDSLYPYQYGDDPRRIDWRATARARQPIVRHYQVERHRDVMLVVDCGRLMAGDAGRGAKLDRAIDSALHLAGVALRGGDRCGVGVFDDRVRGYLPPVSGVSSLQSIVESLYAARTEWRESDFTRMFAELQFRQPKRSLVVILSDLSDRETSDQLRSALTLLAQRHLVLFAAVRTPMLSEQIAGPLESIEDGARKAVAMRLVRERRESLHALERGGVQVLDVEPRQLTLPLINRFLVLRGGTQL; this comes from the coding sequence GTGACGATTCGCCCCGGCAAGAACCTCGTCTACGCCGGGGTAGCGCTCGCGATATCGACGGTGGCGGCGTTCTTCTGGCTGCCGGCCGTGATCATCGTCGCTAGCGGCGTGCTTACGCTGTTGCTCGCTTGCGTCTACGACTATCGCAGCGCGCGTCAAGTCTTGGACACGATCGAGGTGAAGCGAAACGCCCCCCGAGTCGTTGGTCGTGATCTGCCTTTCTCGATCCGTTATTCGGTCGTGAATCGTCGGCGCATGGCGATCGAGGGTGAACTGCGCGATCTCCGGTCGCACGAAGCGAATCCGAACGACGTCCGCCGCCTCTTTAGTGTCCCGCCCCAAGGACAGACCGAACTGGTTGACACCGTCCGGGTGCCGGTTCGGGGGATGCACACCTTCGGACCTATTTGGCTGCGGACATGGGGCGCTTGGCGATTGGTGGAGGCGCAGACCTCGATCGACTCGCTGGCCAGAGTGAAGGTGCTGCCCGAGACCTTCGCGTCACGCGAAGAGTTGATCAAGGATATCGGCGCTGCCGTCCGGCTGCTCGATCAAGTGAAGACGGTGCGGCAGACCGGGGCGGGCGCCGAGTTTGACTCGCTCTATCCGTACCAGTATGGGGACGATCCCCGGCGAATCGACTGGCGGGCGACCGCCCGGGCGCGGCAGCCTATCGTGCGTCACTATCAGGTCGAGAGGCACCGCGATGTGATGCTCGTCGTCGATTGCGGTCGCCTGATGGCGGGCGACGCGGGCCGTGGCGCCAAACTCGATCGGGCCATCGATTCAGCGTTGCACTTGGCAGGCGTCGCGCTGCGTGGCGGCGATCGCTGCGGCGTTGGCGTTTTCGACGACCGGGTTCGCGGTTACTTGCCGCCCGTCTCTGGCGTGTCGTCGTTGCAATCGATCGTCGAATCGCTTTACGCCGCACGCACCGAGTGGCGCGAATCCGATTTCACTCGGATGTTCGCCGAGCTACAGTTTCGTCAGCCCAAGCGGTCACTCGTCGTGATCCTGTCGGACCTCAGCGACCGAGAAACTTCGGACCAGCTTCGTAGCGCCCTGACCCTTCTTGCCCAGCGGCACCTGGTGCTGTTCGCGGCGGTGAGGACTCCGATGCTATCTGAACAGATCGCGGGCCCTCTCGAGTCGATCGAGGACGGCGCGCGAAAGGCGGTTGCGATGCGGCTGGTTCGTGAGCGGCGTGAATCGCTTCACGCGCTGGAACGGGGTGGCGTGCAGGTCCTTGACGTCGAGCCGCGTCAATTGACCCTGCCGCTGATCAATCGATTCTTAGTCCTTCGCGGTGGTACGCAGCTCTAG
- a CDS encoding stage II sporulation protein M: MSRFIARHKHEWAELEALLTKARRGARRMSSEEIGRLDQLYRRTTVQLARVSSWTDDQPLIEYLNRLTAAAHSFVYLSPRKSLWAGLARFVSEGFARSVWRNRKAHLLSVALMFLGGLIGYGVAVNDPLLAHAVWPASDPRQPGSSPEQLLEVLRHGRDDSGGVKFAFASMLFQHNFKVGLLAMATGILAGVPSVLLMGFNGMLLGGFVAIHHNAGIREEMWAWILPHGVTELGAIALCGGVGLMLGRAVLDPGSISREQKLKQIGYEAARTCAGVGLMLFAAAVIESFVRQSHWSTATRLWFAAATAVFWVAYFAWGAYRERQDKRAANVALDDLHATPAIAS, translated from the coding sequence ATGAGTCGCTTTATAGCCCGTCACAAGCATGAGTGGGCCGAGCTCGAAGCCCTGCTGACAAAGGCCCGTCGCGGAGCCCGTCGGATGTCGTCCGAAGAGATCGGCCGCCTCGACCAGCTCTACCGGCGGACGACGGTTCAGCTGGCGCGGGTCTCGAGTTGGACCGATGACCAACCATTGATCGAGTACCTCAATCGCTTGACAGCGGCGGCTCACAGCTTTGTCTACCTGTCGCCACGAAAATCGCTCTGGGCGGGTCTCGCTCGGTTCGTCTCCGAAGGCTTCGCGCGTTCGGTGTGGCGGAACAGGAAGGCCCATCTCCTCTCGGTCGCACTGATGTTTCTGGGGGGATTGATCGGCTACGGCGTGGCGGTGAACGATCCCTTGCTCGCCCACGCCGTCTGGCCGGCGTCTGACCCGCGACAGCCCGGCTCGTCGCCCGAGCAACTTCTCGAAGTGTTGCGACATGGTCGCGACGACAGCGGCGGAGTGAAGTTCGCCTTCGCTTCGATGCTGTTCCAACACAACTTCAAAGTCGGGCTGCTGGCGATGGCGACCGGCATCCTCGCGGGCGTCCCCTCGGTCCTGCTGATGGGCTTCAACGGAATGCTACTCGGCGGTTTCGTGGCGATCCATCACAACGCCGGCATCCGCGAAGAAATGTGGGCCTGGATCCTCCCGCACGGCGTGACCGAACTTGGCGCCATTGCCCTGTGCGGCGGCGTTGGCCTGATGCTCGGCCGAGCCGTCCTTGACCCCGGTTCGATCTCGCGCGAGCAAAAGCTTAAGCAGATAGGGTACGAAGCGGCTCGCACTTGCGCCGGGGTCGGCTTGATGCTATTCGCGGCGGCCGTGATCGAAAGTTTTGTGCGCCAAAGCCACTGGTCGACCGCGACTCGTCTCTGGTTCGCAGCCGCGACCGCGGTCTTCTGGGTCGCGTATTTCGCGTGGGGTGCTTACCGCGAACGGCAAGACAAGCGGGCTGCTAACGTCGCGCTGGACGACCTTCACGCAACGCCAGCCATCGCCAGCTAG
- a CDS encoding RDD family protein, whose amino-acid sequence MSDEIRFETPENVQISYRPAGLGTRFLAWTIDQVFVTILLIVAFVVMAFFLASVDGAGESIEDAVESFDPVDSNGQLDMGPYAMVFVGLFLLAYGLGSFVYFGFSELLLRGQTFGKRSAKIRVVKADGFSLDASSVFLRNLFRVADQIPPLWVVPAFSARSQRFGDMVSGTLVVADGDAGLPPLRAALSERSATDAVYRFDATALKKLRAQDTLAIEALLERWTDLPRERRQAMVTAIVPAIATRLGVEPPRTDSEEAPRRFLEDLLAAEYRRRSRKLTS is encoded by the coding sequence ATGTCCGACGAGATCCGGTTCGAAACCCCCGAGAACGTCCAGATCTCGTACCGTCCCGCAGGGCTTGGCACCCGCTTCCTCGCCTGGACCATCGATCAGGTCTTCGTCACGATACTCCTGATCGTGGCGTTTGTCGTTATGGCGTTCTTTCTGGCGTCGGTCGATGGCGCCGGCGAATCCATCGAGGACGCGGTCGAGTCCTTCGATCCGGTTGATTCGAACGGTCAGCTCGACATGGGGCCGTACGCCATGGTGTTTGTCGGCCTCTTCCTGCTGGCGTATGGGCTGGGGAGCTTTGTCTACTTCGGTTTCAGCGAACTGCTGCTCCGCGGCCAAACCTTCGGCAAGCGCTCGGCGAAGATCCGCGTCGTGAAGGCCGATGGTTTTTCTCTCGACGCTTCGAGCGTCTTCCTGCGAAACCTCTTCCGTGTTGCCGACCAGATACCGCCGCTTTGGGTCGTGCCGGCCTTCTCCGCGCGGAGTCAACGCTTCGGCGATATGGTTTCGGGCACGCTTGTCGTCGCCGATGGCGACGCCGGCCTCCCGCCGCTTCGCGCAGCGCTGTCCGAACGTTCGGCGACGGACGCCGTCTATCGATTCGACGCTACCGCTCTGAAGAAGCTGCGTGCCCAAGACACGTTAGCCATCGAAGCCTTGCTCGAAAGATGGACCGATCTGCCACGCGAACGCCGGCAGGCGATGGTTACCGCGATCGTCCCCGCCATTGCTACTCGGCTCGGAGTCGAGCCGCCCCGCACGGACTCCGAAGAGGCGCCACGCCGCTTTCTGGAAGATTTGCTCGCGGCTGAGTACCGGCGTCGCAGCCGCAAGCTCACGTCGTGA